The following are encoded together in the Astyanax mexicanus isolate ESR-SI-001 chromosome 8, AstMex3_surface, whole genome shotgun sequence genome:
- the LOC103030609 gene encoding zinc finger protein 501: MLNEEENMASSEISNTQQTSSPTPHTQMQKSTDKKKTHHCSDCGKSFTQKTNLQQHQRIHTGEKPFLCSDCGKRFTTQSNFQQHRRLHTGEKPYTCSDCGKSFYNQSSLQRHQRIHTGERPYHCSDCGKSFTTKIHLQQHQRIHTGEKPYHCLDCEKSFNNHSHLQRHQRIHTGEKPYQCSECGMSFKIQTHLREHQRIHTGEKPYYCSECGKSFIQQNILIRHQRIHTEEKPYHCSQCGKCFNQKTHLNQHQRIHTGDKPYPCTICGKSFNSQSYLQSHQLIHTGEKPYHCSVCGKSFSHQNTLQRHQRIHTGEKPYHCSECGISFRNQSHLKGHQRIHTGEKPYYCSDCGKSFTQQSILTQHQRIHTGEKPYHCSYCGKSFNRQSHLQIHQRIHTGEKPHHCAECGKCFTQQSILTQHQRIHTGEKPFHCSGCAVSFRCLRTLKKHKCMQSSLENGQ; this comes from the coding sequence ATGCTGAATGAAGAGGAGAACATGGCATCCAGTGAAATCTCCAATACTCAACAAACGTCctctcctacacctcacacacaaatgcagaaaagtacagacAAGAAGAAAACGCAccattgctcagactgtggaaagagcttTACTCAAAAGActaatctccaacaacaccagcgcattcacacaggagagaaaccatttctCTGTTCTGACTGTGGGAAacgttttactacacagagtaatttCCAACAACACCGCCgccttcacactggagagaaaccgtacacgtgttcagactgtggaaagagtttttatAATCAGAGTAGTCTccagcgacaccagcgcattcacactggagagagaccatatcactgctcagactgtgggaagagctttactaCAAAgattcatctccaacaacaccagcgcattcacacaggagagaaaccatatcactgtttaGACTGTGAAAAGAGTTTTAATAATCACAGTCATCTCCAgcgtcaccagcgcattcacacaggagagaaaccgtatcagtgctcagaatgtgggatgaGTTTTAAAATTCAGACTCACCTAAgagaacaccagcgcattcacactggagagaaaccgtattactgttcagaATGTGGAAAAAGTTTTATTCAACAGAATATCCTTataagacaccagcgcattcacacagaagagaaacCTTATCACTGCTCACAGTGTGGGAAGTGTTTTAATCAAAAGACTCATCTCAatcaacaccagcgcattcacactggagataaACCGTATCCCTGCACaatctgtgggaagagttttaatagtCAGAGTTATCTTCAATCCCACCAGcttattcacacaggagagaaaccgtatcactgctcagtttgtgggaagagttttagtcaccAGAATACTCTccagcgacaccagcgcattcacactggggagaaaccatatcactgctcagagtgtgggataAGTTTTAGAAATCAGAGTCATCTCAAaggacaccagcgcattcacactggagagaaaccatattattgttcagactgtgggaaaagttttactcaaCAAAGTATCCTTACacagcaccagcgcattcacactggagagaaaccgtatcactgctcatactgtgggaagagttttaatcgtcAGAGTCATcttcaaatacaccagcgcattcacacaggagagaaaccgcatcactgcgcagaatgtgggaaatgttttactcaacagagtatcCTTacacaacaccagcgcattcacactggagagaaaccgtttcactgctcaggcTGTGCAGTGAGCTTTAGGTGTTTACGAACCCTCAAGAAACACAAGTGCATGCAGAGCAGTCTTGAAAATGGGCAGTGA